CATCAAAAACAAAAAAACCTTTCCTATCAGATCCTAAGTATTTAAAATATAAAGGATTTAAAGTTTGCGATACGGCTAGCCCATATTTTGAACTTCTTTACTTACCATTTGAAGAAGAAACTTATGTGCCTAAATTCAGAGATTGCACGAAATTAGGGATTACAGAACATAAAGGAATGGTTTTGTACTATTCGAATCAATGCCCCCACACGGAAAAGTATGCAAATATAATCGCTGGGATAGCACAGAATAGAGGAGTTCCATTCTCTTTAATAAAAATCTCGACGATAGTGCAAGCACAAACCGCACCTTCTCCATTTACTACATATAGCTTATTTGATAATGGACTGTTTGTCACAAATGAAATTTTATCAGAGAAAAAGTTTAACAAATTATTAGATGATAAGGAGTCAAACAGATGACGGAAAAGGTTTTTGATTATAAAAAAGAATACAAAGAGTTCTACATGCCAAAAGACAAGCCTATGTTAATTGACGTGCCTTCCATGAACTTTATTATGGTTGATGGGAATGGGGATCCGAATGATAACCCAGAATTCGAGAATGCCGTAGAACTTCTATATGGATTATCTTATACAATTAAAATGAGTCATAAAAAAGGTAAACAACCAGAGGGATTCTTCGAGTATGTAGTTCCACCTCTTGAAGGACTATGGTGGGTAGAAGATGGCCAATTCAGCTTTGATATAAGAGATAATTGGAAATGGACGGTTATGCTTCGCCAACCTGAATTCGTCACAGAAGAAGTGTTTCAGTGGGCATGTACAGAAGTTTCCAAGAAAAAGCCAGAATTAGATATCCAACTAGCCCGATTTGAGAATTTTGAAGAAGGACTATGTGTTCAAATATTGCATAAAGGTCCTTATGAGACTGAGCCGGAATCCGTTGCCTTGATGGATGAGTTTATTCGTTTAGAAGATTTGGAAGATTGCTTACGTACAAGGGGTAAGCATCACGAAATTTACCTTTCTGACCCACGCAAAAGCAAACCAGAATCGATGAAAACCGTCATTCGCCACCCTGTTGCGCGGAAATAGTTGAAATGCCGCATTAAGAATATAGGAGATAGTGTATATGTCAATTGAAGTGATTAGTATACTTTTCATTATTAACATCATTGGGTTTATTATAATGGGCTACGATAAAAATCAATCAAGAAGAAAGGGCCAAAGAATCGCGGAAAGGACTCTGTTCTTGATAGCTGCTACTGGTGGTGCTTCTGGTATTCTACTTGGAATGAATGCCTTTCGCCACAAGACAAAGCACAAAAGCTTTACCATTGGTATTCCATTATTGCTAATACTTAATCTACTAAGCGTTACATATATTACAAAGTATATTCAAAATTAGTTTAAAGGAGCATAGCAATGGAGAAAGACAAACACGTACCACAAAATATTGATGAATATATCGCGCTCTTTCCAGAAGA
The nucleotide sequence above comes from Desulfuribacillus stibiiarsenatis. Encoded proteins:
- a CDS encoding DUF1294 domain-containing protein → MSIEVISILFIINIIGFIIMGYDKNQSRRKGQRIAERTLFLIAATGGASGILLGMNAFRHKTKHKSFTIGIPLLLILNLLSVTYITKYIQN
- a CDS encoding GyrI-like domain-containing protein, producing the protein MTEKVFDYKKEYKEFYMPKDKPMLIDVPSMNFIMVDGNGDPNDNPEFENAVELLYGLSYTIKMSHKKGKQPEGFFEYVVPPLEGLWWVEDGQFSFDIRDNWKWTVMLRQPEFVTEEVFQWACTEVSKKKPELDIQLARFENFEEGLCVQILHKGPYETEPESVALMDEFIRLEDLEDCLRTRGKHHEIYLSDPRKSKPESMKTVIRHPVARK